In the Paramisgurnus dabryanus chromosome 5, PD_genome_1.1, whole genome shotgun sequence genome, one interval contains:
- the ungb gene encoding uracil-DNA glycosylase, translating to MSKEVSGKNIQLSEEQLQQIEQNRRAALKRLANRNVPVPVGESWRRQIGTEFTKPYFTKLMSFVTMERKCYTVYPSPEQVFSWTTLCAIEDVKVVILGQDPYHHAGQAHGLAFSVLKHKPPPPSLENIFMELAKDIAGFQPPGHGDLTEWAKQGVLLLNSVLTVRAHQPTSHEGQGWELFTDAVVLWLSSNLNGLVFLLWGSYAQRKGKVIDRKRHHVLETSHPSPYSAHLGFFGCRHFSKANTLLKASGKKPVDWKAL from the exons ATGTCAAAAG AAGTTAGCGGGAAGAACATTCAGCTCAGTGAGGAGCAGCTGCAACAGATAGAGCAGAACAGGCGTGCTGCTCTGAAAAGACTGGCCAACCGAAACGTACCTGTGCCTGTTGGTGAAAGCTGGCGGAGACAAATTGGGACAGAGTTTACAAAACCTTATTTTACAAAG CTTATGTCATTTGTTACAATGGAGAGGAAATGCTATACAGTCTATCCCAGCCCTGAGCAAGTGTTTAGTTGGACAACTCTGTGTGCAATTGAAGAT GTGAAAGTTGTTATTCTCGGACAAGACCCCTATCACCACGCAGGTCAGGCCCATGGTTTAGCCTTCAGTGTGCTGAAGCATAAACCTCCTCCTCCAAG TCTGGAAAACATATTTATGGAGCTGGCAAAAGACATTGCTGGCTTCCAGCCCCCAGGTCATGGAGACCTCACAGAATGggcaaaacagg GTGTTCTTCTACTAAATTCGGTGTTGACAGTGAGGGCTCATCAGCCCACCTCTCATGAGGGTCAAGGCTGGGAACTCTTTACAGATGCTGTGGTCCTGTGGCTCAGCAGCAATCTTAATGGTCTGGTGTTTCTGCTATGGGGCTCATATGCTCAGAGGAAAGGCAAAGTAATTGACAGA AAGCGTCATCACGTCCTTGAGACTTCCCATCCTTCACCGTACTCTGCCCATTTGGGATTCTTTGGATGTAGACACTTCTCCAAAGCAAATACGTTACTTAAAGCATCAGGGAAGAAACCAGTTGATTGGAAAGCCCTTTAG
- the LOC135732234 gene encoding synaptic vesicle 2-related protein-like: MSVLKRSQVGYKRWRDTDISFVTFQTESNLTVHEEQSGDNEPNDQGVYNTLEQVDLGDRNIRSSELSETFSVEDAVEAIGFGKFQWKLSLITGIAWMADAMEMMLLSIVAPQLRCDWRLSSWKVAFITAVVFIGMMVSSSLWGNISDKYGRKVCLVLCMLWTLYFGLLSAFAPVYGWILFLRGLVGFGLGGAPQSVTLYTEFLPVKYRGTSIILLGSFWALGAVFEVLLAMLVMPTFGWKWLLALSAFPLLVFAASCCWLPESARFDVLRGREDKALKTLKNIAAANGSCMPKGRLVANIQGNRGRIRDLFIPEYRKTTLLIWFIWFCNAFSYYGLVLLTTELFQSESVCSVAKNSSMEPRCSLGCKYLTIHDYKDLLWTTLAEFPGLLVSLLMIDRIGRKKTMALCFLIFSVCILPLYACTQRTMLTIFIFIARAFISAGWQVAYLYTPEVFPTATRSIGIGTSSGLARVGALMTPFVAQVLLKSSVSLTLSMYLVCCLLGTAACWVLPMETSGRSLQESTQATMGQENTERPQGSATCVTNSTQ; encoded by the exons ATGAGCGTGTTAAAGAGATCGCAAGTGGGTTATAAGCGATGGAGAGATACAGATATCAG ttttgtgacatttcagaCAGAAAGCAACCTTACTGTTCATGAGGAGCAGTCTGGGGACAATGAACCCAATGATCAAGGAGTCTACAATACCTTGGAGCAAGTTGATTTGGGGGACAGAAACATCAGAAGCTCAGAACTTTCAG AAACCTTCAGTGTTGAAGATGCAGTTGAGGCGATCGGTTTTGGAAAATTCCAATGGAAGCTGTCCCTGATTACTGGAATTGCATGG ATGGCTGATGCCATGGAAATGATGCTTCTTAGTATTGTTGCTCCTCAATTGCGCTGCGACTGGAGACTTTCTAGCTGGAAAGTGGCATTTATAACAGCG GTAGTGTTCATTGGAATGATGGTCAGCTCCTCCCTATGGGGTAACATTTCAGACAAATATGGCAGAAAAGTG TGTTTAGTATTGTGCATGCTATGGACACTGTACTTTGGGCTGCTCAGTGCGTTTGCACCTGTTTATGGCTGGATCCTCTTCTTACGGGGCCTTGTGGGATTTGGCCTGGGAGGAGCCCCTCAGTC TGTAACATTATATACAGAATTCCTCCCAGTGAAATACAGAGGGACCTCTATAATCCTGTTGGGG TCGTTCTGGGCCCTGGGTGCTGTGTTTGAAGTCCTACTGGCTATGCTTGTCATGCCTACGTTCGGCTGGAAATGGCTGTTGGCTCTATCCGCCTTTCCTCTCCTTGTCTTTGCTGCCTCCTGCtgt TGGTTACCGGAGAGTGCTAGATTTGATGTGCTTAGAGGCAGAGAAGATAAGGCCCTAAAAACTTTGAAAAACATTGCTGCAGCCAATGGCAGTTGTATGCCTAAAGGAAGACTTGTAGCCAACATACAG GGTAATCGTGGTAGAATAAGAGATCTCTTTATTCCAGAATACCGCAAGACAACACTTCTGATCTGGTTTATTTG GTTCTGCAATGCATTTTCATACTATGGTCTTGTGCTGCTGACCACTGAGTTATTTCAATCGGAATCTGTGTGTAGTG TCGCTAAAAACTCTAGCATGGAGCCTCGATGTAGTTTGGGATGCAAATATTTAACTATTCATGATTACAAGGACCTTCTTTGGACCACCTTAGCAGAATTCCCAG GTCTTCTGGTGTCCCTGTTGATGATTGATCGGATTGGCCGAAAAAAGACTATGgcactttgttttttaatattctCTGTGTGTATTTTGCCACTGTACGCCTGTACACAAAG GACTATGCTcacaatttttattttcattgcacGAGCTTTTATTTCAGCGGGGTGGCAGGTTGCATATCTTTATACACCTGAG GTTTTCCCCACAGCGACAAGGTCTATCGGTATTGGTACAAGCAGCGGTTTGGCTCGTGTAGGAGCTCTCATGACACCATTTGTTGCTCAG GTGCTTCTGAAATCATCGGTTTCTCTGACTCTGTCTATGTATTTAGTATGTTGCTTGCTGGGCACAGCAGCATGCTGGGTTTTGCCCATGGAAACCTCAGGACGAAGCCTTCAGGAATCAACTCAAGCCACAATGGGACAAGAAAATACAGAGCGACCGCAAGGTTCAGCAACATGTGTTACCAACAGCACACAGTGA